One Drosophila kikkawai strain 14028-0561.14 chromosome 3L, DkikHiC1v2, whole genome shotgun sequence genomic window carries:
- the LOC108073978 gene encoding uncharacterized protein yields MHSTNNNQYKLLKLGSKNTKGSEEICQLRQLIVELMKPKLAQLREILEIRIVPVTRDYYDDEVEDWWPDYEVFSDPHPISDMNGFLVLTQDVLKSMPEDLKSIRKKLNDAYLAAKPENVKTKTRKYCLVEELIEDLINFVTNFSRLCTRILEERRSLHDMANQTLDTGDRIKLKVFDERTLVQLQSRILSLRNYIRDFSALFEAPVETKEEAAVGPQAKLAKLGQGTLQTVAVDKAQH; encoded by the exons ATGCATTCCACtaataataatcaatataAACTGCTGAAGCTAGGTTCCAAAAATACCAAAGGCTCGGAGGAGATCTGCCAGCTGCGCCAACTCATCGTTGAATTGATGAAGCCAAAACTAGCTCAACTTCGAGAGATCCTGGAGATCCGCATTGTGCCGGTCACGCGAGACTATTACGACGATGAGGTTGAGGACTGGTGGCCGGATTATGAGGTATTCTCTGACCCTCATCCCATCAGCGATATGAAT GGTTTCCTGGTCCTCACCCAAGATGTTCTAAAAAGCATGCCCGAGGATTTGAAATCGATCCGTAAAAAACTCAACGATGCCTATTTAGCAGCGAAACCCGAAAACGTAAAGACTAAAACTAGAAAATACTGCCTGGTGGAAGAACTGATCGAAGACCTGATCAACTTTGTGACCAACTTTAGTCGCCTGTGCACTAGGATCCTTGAGGAGCGCCGGAGCCTCCACGACATGGCTAACCAAACACTGGACACCGGCGATCGGATCAAGCTTAAGGTCTTTGACGAACGCACCTTGGTGCAACTTCAGTCACGAATCTTAAGCCTGCGAAACTACATCCGAGACTTCTCTGCCCTGTTCGAGGCACCTGTAGAAACGAAAGAGGAAGCCGCTGTTGGACCTCAGGCTAAGCTCGCCAAACTCGGCCAGGGAACGCTTCAAACGGTAGCCGTAGATAAGGCCCAGCACTAA